A single genomic interval of Bradyrhizobium japonicum USDA 6 harbors:
- a CDS encoding flavin-containing monooxygenase, which produces MPDAMVAARESKAASGTAQQVDVAVVGAGFAGLYLLHRLRKSGLTAIALEEAGDVGGTWYWNRYPGARCDIQTIDYSYTFDPELENTWTWSEKYATQPEILRYLGFVADRYDLRRDIRFKTKVTEAKWDEATERWQLTTSSGTPVSCRHYIMATGCLSAPKPPEIDGVKDFEGKVYFTGRWPHDGVDLAGKRVAVIGTGSSAIQSIPLIAEQAAHLTVFQRTPNFALPAHNGPSPSDRMDLFQSDRAAYREQARQSMTGVPYPQQTVVSWQLSDAERRERFERAWAAGDLVHILTQLWADQAVDIDGNKIVQDLIREKIRAAVNDPETAAALTPHDHPFGAKRPCLDTNYYATYNRPNVTLVNLRQEPIKAITTNGITTAKRSVDVDVIVFATGFDAMTGAIRAVHPITGRGGKSLTDVWAQGPQTYLGLTVEGFPNFFMITGPGSPSVLSNMAVSIEQHVDWVVDRIAALRDAGFTTIEPTETAQAGWGRHMTDCSMVTLHRLANTWYTGANVPGKVQGLMPYTGGVGPYRSICDEVTARGMLGFKLTGPNGAAQCNDGEVVSLQPDVRLVLNLLASLNLPPIESMGALGARAFVNEFNKGRPAGRPIGDIVDGTLSGADGPLPYRIYKPATPGPHPVVVYFHGGGWVLGDEQSDEPLCRDLVRRTGMMFVSVGYRHAPEHRFPTAAEDGYAATRWIAEHATELGGRPGPVLVAGWSAGGNIAAVTCQLARDRGGPEIAGQLLVCPVTDCTFDRPSYNDNATGYFLTRSLMYWFWDLYCSPADRTDPRVSPLRGNVAGLPPALVVTCEFDPLRDEGIAYAEAMAAAGVPVEQLKARGHFHSSFAMVDVVITGVAGRVQMAEALRRFAGLPPEVSRGDEVSHEHSSPGHRIAAAAS; this is translated from the coding sequence ATGCCAGACGCAATGGTCGCCGCACGTGAGTCCAAAGCGGCGAGTGGAACAGCCCAACAGGTCGACGTTGCAGTGGTTGGCGCCGGATTTGCCGGCCTTTATCTTCTCCATCGCCTGCGCAAGTCCGGCCTCACGGCGATCGCCCTCGAGGAAGCCGGCGATGTCGGCGGCACCTGGTACTGGAACCGCTACCCCGGCGCCCGTTGCGATATCCAGACCATCGACTACAGCTACACTTTCGATCCCGAACTCGAAAACACGTGGACCTGGTCGGAGAAATACGCGACCCAGCCCGAGATCCTGCGCTATCTCGGCTTCGTTGCCGACCGCTACGATCTGCGCCGCGACATCCGCTTCAAGACCAAGGTCACCGAAGCCAAATGGGATGAAGCGACTGAGCGCTGGCAGCTCACCACGAGCAGCGGCACGCCGGTCTCCTGCCGCCACTACATCATGGCCACAGGCTGCCTCTCCGCGCCGAAGCCGCCCGAGATCGACGGCGTCAAGGATTTCGAGGGCAAGGTCTATTTCACCGGGCGCTGGCCGCATGACGGCGTCGATCTCGCCGGCAAGCGCGTCGCCGTAATCGGCACGGGCTCGTCGGCCATCCAGTCGATCCCGCTGATCGCCGAGCAGGCCGCGCATCTGACCGTGTTTCAGCGCACGCCAAACTTCGCACTGCCGGCGCATAACGGCCCCTCGCCGTCCGATCGCATGGATCTTTTCCAGAGCGACCGCGCGGCCTATCGCGAGCAGGCGCGACAGTCGATGACCGGCGTGCCCTATCCGCAGCAGACCGTCGTGAGCTGGCAATTGAGCGATGCCGAGCGTCGTGAGCGGTTTGAACGTGCTTGGGCAGCCGGCGACCTCGTCCACATCCTGACGCAGCTCTGGGCCGACCAGGCCGTCGACATCGACGGCAACAAGATCGTCCAGGATCTGATCCGCGAGAAGATCCGCGCCGCGGTCAACGACCCCGAGACCGCTGCGGCGCTCACGCCGCACGATCATCCTTTCGGCGCAAAGCGCCCCTGCCTCGATACCAATTACTATGCGACCTACAACCGGCCGAACGTTACGCTGGTCAACCTGCGCCAGGAGCCGATCAAGGCGATCACCACGAACGGCATCACAACGGCCAAGCGCAGCGTCGATGTCGACGTCATCGTGTTCGCGACCGGCTTCGACGCCATGACCGGCGCGATCCGCGCCGTGCATCCGATCACCGGACGCGGCGGCAAGTCGCTGACCGACGTCTGGGCGCAGGGGCCGCAGACCTATCTCGGGCTGACGGTCGAGGGCTTCCCCAACTTCTTCATGATCACCGGTCCCGGCAGCCCGTCGGTGCTTTCGAACATGGCGGTGTCGATCGAGCAGCATGTCGACTGGGTCGTCGACCGCATCGCTGCGCTGCGCGACGCCGGCTTCACCACGATCGAGCCGACCGAGACGGCGCAGGCCGGCTGGGGCCGGCACATGACGGACTGTTCGATGGTGACCCTGCACCGGCTCGCCAACACCTGGTACACGGGCGCCAACGTGCCCGGCAAGGTGCAGGGCCTGATGCCTTACACCGGCGGCGTCGGCCCCTATCGCAGCATTTGCGACGAGGTCACGGCCCGCGGCATGCTCGGCTTCAAGCTGACCGGCCCCAACGGCGCGGCGCAATGCAACGACGGCGAGGTGGTATCACTGCAGCCGGATGTGCGGCTGGTGCTGAATCTGCTGGCATCGCTGAACCTGCCGCCGATCGAGTCGATGGGTGCGCTCGGCGCGCGCGCCTTCGTCAACGAGTTCAACAAGGGCCGGCCCGCGGGACGGCCGATCGGCGACATCGTCGACGGCACGCTGTCCGGCGCGGACGGCCCGCTGCCTTACCGGATCTACAAGCCTGCAACGCCGGGGCCGCATCCGGTCGTGGTCTATTTCCATGGTGGCGGCTGGGTGCTCGGCGACGAGCAATCGGACGAGCCGCTGTGCCGCGATCTGGTGCGGCGGACCGGCATGATGTTCGTCAGCGTCGGCTATCGCCACGCGCCCGAGCATCGTTTCCCGACCGCGGCCGAGGACGGCTATGCGGCAACTCGATGGATCGCCGAGCACGCGACCGAGCTTGGCGGCAGGCCGGGCCCGGTGCTGGTCGCAGGCTGGAGCGCCGGCGGCAACATCGCCGCCGTCACCTGCCAGCTTGCGCGCGATCGCGGCGGGCCTGAGATCGCCGGCCAGCTCCTGGTCTGCCCGGTCACCGACTGCACCTTCGACCGGCCCTCCTACAACGACAATGCGACCGGCTATTTCCTGACGCGCTCGCTGATGTACTGGTTCTGGGACCTCTACTGCTCACCGGCCGACCGTACCGATCCGCGCGTCTCGCCGCTGCGCGGCAACGTCGCGGGCCTGCCGCCGGCCTTGGTCGTCACCTGCGAGTTCGACCCGTTGCGGGACGAGGGCATCGCCTATGCCGAGGCAATGGCGGCCGCCGGCGTCCCGGTCGAGCAGCTCAAGGCGCGCGGCCATTTCCACTCGTCCTTTGCGATGGTCGACGTGGTGATCACCGGTGTAGCAGGCCGGGTGCAGATGGCCGAAGCCCTGCGGCGCTTCGCCGGGCTTCCGCCCGAAGTCAGTCGCGGCGATGAGGTTAGCCACGAACATTCCAGCCCCGGCCACAGAATCGCGGCGGCCGCGAGCTGA
- a CDS encoding carboxylesterase/lipase family protein gives MRLQFALVVASSLLCWDGAAVAQAVGQFSFALTREGQMLGAVEGEVASFKGLAYAAAPVGALRWRPPQATAENPEMRTAYEYGAPCLQPSLPGASEDCLTLNVFRPFGVDGPLPVMVFIHDGGFVGGTANDPLFDGAKLAQAGLIVVTVNYRLGALGWLAHPALSEGGSGNYGLMDQIAALHWVHDNIAAFGGDPNNVTLFGGGAGATSIALLMLCAQSRDLFQKAILQSLPGRARLRPVQEAEAMGRQFVAALGQEADFRVAAPARLLAAEQKLLAKSERSFAPAMDGILVREDVAKGFAAGHESRIPLMIGSNDDETRFDGEREIKETLASSGESSDELRQLYPDITRPSERAARFYTDKVFSEPVRLLARLHAATGAPTFRYRFAYVTEARRTNPDEGHGRELQFIFGAEGVPGAGPLTWGDREVATRMRGYWINFAKTGDPNGPDLPHWDAAADRDRLLLITNDRIASGDDPWSDRLDRLASESRK, from the coding sequence ATGCGGCTCCAGTTTGCGCTCGTCGTGGCGTCTTCACTCCTTTGCTGGGACGGTGCTGCCGTCGCTCAGGCGGTCGGGCAGTTTTCGTTCGCGCTGACGCGTGAAGGACAGATGCTCGGCGCGGTCGAGGGCGAGGTGGCGTCGTTCAAGGGGCTGGCCTATGCGGCGGCTCCGGTCGGCGCACTGCGCTGGCGCCCACCGCAGGCAACAGCCGAGAACCCCGAGATGCGCACCGCCTATGAGTACGGCGCGCCGTGCCTTCAGCCCTCGCTGCCGGGCGCGAGCGAGGACTGCCTCACGCTGAACGTATTCCGTCCCTTCGGGGTCGACGGCCCGCTGCCGGTGATGGTCTTCATCCATGACGGCGGCTTCGTCGGCGGCACCGCAAACGATCCGCTGTTCGACGGTGCAAAGCTCGCGCAAGCGGGCCTCATCGTGGTCACCGTGAATTATCGTCTCGGCGCGCTCGGCTGGCTCGCCCATCCCGCGCTGTCGGAAGGTGGCTCAGGCAACTACGGCCTGATGGACCAGATTGCGGCGCTGCATTGGGTGCACGACAACATCGCGGCCTTCGGCGGCGATCCGAACAACGTCACCCTGTTCGGCGGCGGCGCAGGCGCGACGTCGATCGCGCTGCTGATGCTGTGTGCGCAATCGCGCGACCTCTTCCAGAAAGCCATTCTGCAATCGCTGCCCGGCCGCGCGCGCCTGCGCCCGGTGCAGGAGGCGGAGGCCATGGGCCGGCAATTCGTGGCGGCGCTGGGGCAGGAAGCAGATTTCCGCGTCGCCGCGCCGGCGCGGCTGCTTGCTGCCGAACAAAAACTGCTCGCCAAATCCGAACGCAGCTTCGCGCCCGCGATGGATGGAATCCTGGTGCGCGAAGACGTGGCCAAGGGATTTGCGGCAGGACATGAAAGCCGCATTCCACTTATGATCGGCTCGAATGACGACGAGACGCGTTTCGATGGCGAGCGCGAGATCAAGGAGACGCTGGCGTCCTCGGGCGAGAGCAGCGATGAGCTGCGCCAGCTCTACCCTGACATCACCAGACCATCGGAGCGCGCAGCCAGATTCTACACCGACAAGGTTTTCTCCGAGCCGGTCAGGCTGCTTGCCCGCCTCCATGCGGCAACCGGTGCGCCAACGTTTCGCTATCGCTTCGCTTACGTGACCGAGGCCCGGCGCACAAATCCCGACGAAGGGCACGGGCGCGAGCTGCAATTCATTTTCGGCGCGGAAGGCGTGCCCGGCGCGGGACCGCTCACATGGGGGGATCGCGAGGTCGCGACCCGCATGCGCGGTTACTGGATCAACTTTGCGAAGACTGGTGATCCCAACGGCCCGGACCTGCCCCACTGGGACGCGGCCGCAGACCGCGATCGCCTGCTGCTGATCACGAACGATCGCATCGCGAGCGGCGACGACCCGTGGTCGGATCGCCTGGACCGGCTTGCAAGCGAGAGCAGAAAATGA